One candidate division Zixibacteria bacterium HGW-Zixibacteria-1 DNA segment encodes these proteins:
- the der gene encoding ribosome biogenesis GTPase Der — MSIPLVALIGRPNVGKSSLFNRFLRKRLAIVDDTPGVTRDRNYSLCDWAGREFYLIDTGGMIPNTKTGISRLVLEQSETAIDQADLIVFIVDSRTGPDEVDERIAAKLQKSGKKVLLVANKADNDIQEYERFQFLRLGLGEPMAISATVGRNIGETLDLIVEMLPSVENEKDESEAVRIAVIGKPNVGKSMLINRLIGEERVIVSPIPGTTRDAVDTPFELDGKKYVLIDTAGLRKKAKVKEDIEYFTTLRTLKAIESCHVAMVLVDASQGLTVQDLKVIEDAVEARRAIVMVVNKWDLIEKDERTADIFTTQIREFAKTISYLPIIYISALTGQRVLKTISLVDHVYENWHIEIATPELNNFLEELTQKQPPAAVQGKYIKLFYVTQSGVRPPTFMFFCNYPDLLQKSYLRFIENQFRARYDFEGIPVRFVFKKRK; from the coding sequence GTGAGTATTCCATTGGTGGCATTAATCGGACGGCCCAATGTCGGGAAATCGTCGCTGTTCAATCGCTTTCTGCGCAAACGGCTGGCCATTGTCGATGATACCCCCGGCGTCACCCGCGACCGGAACTACTCCCTGTGCGACTGGGCCGGGCGCGAATTTTACCTGATCGACACCGGCGGCATGATTCCCAACACCAAAACCGGCATCAGCCGGCTGGTTCTCGAGCAGTCCGAAACCGCCATCGATCAGGCCGATCTGATTGTCTTTATCGTTGACAGCCGAACCGGCCCCGATGAAGTCGATGAGCGTATCGCCGCCAAACTTCAAAAATCGGGCAAGAAAGTCCTTCTGGTGGCCAATAAGGCCGATAACGACATCCAGGAGTACGAGCGTTTCCAATTCCTGAGACTGGGTTTGGGCGAACCGATGGCCATCTCGGCCACGGTCGGGCGGAATATCGGCGAGACACTTGATCTTATTGTCGAAATGCTCCCATCGGTCGAAAACGAAAAGGATGAGTCCGAGGCGGTTCGAATTGCGGTTATCGGCAAGCCCAATGTCGGCAAGTCGATGCTTATTAATCGCCTGATCGGCGAGGAGCGGGTTATTGTCTCGCCCATTCCCGGGACCACCCGCGATGCCGTCGATACCCCGTTCGAGCTGGACGGGAAGAAGTATGTCCTGATCGACACCGCCGGTCTGAGGAAGAAAGCCAAGGTCAAGGAAGATATCGAGTATTTCACCACCCTGCGCACCCTGAAAGCCATCGAGAGCTGCCATGTGGCAATGGTCCTGGTCGATGCCTCACAGGGGCTGACCGTTCAGGACCTCAAAGTTATCGAGGATGCTGTCGAGGCCCGGAGGGCCATTGTCATGGTGGTCAACAAGTGGGATCTGATCGAAAAGGATGAACGCACCGCCGATATTTTTACCACGCAAATCCGTGAATTCGCCAAAACCATTTCATATCTGCCTATTATATATATCTCGGCCCTGACCGGCCAGCGGGTCCTTAAGACTATCTCGCTGGTCGATCATGTCTACGAAAACTGGCACATCGAAATTGCCACCCCTGAACTCAATAATTTTCTGGAGGAACTTACTCAAAAACAACCTCCGGCGGCCGTGCAGGGAAAATATATAAAGCTCTTTTATGTGACCCAGAGCGGTGTCCGCCCTCCGACTTTCATGTTTTTCTGCAATTATCCCGATCTTCTGCAGAAAAGCTACCTTCGTTTTATCGAGAATCAGTTCCGGGCGCGCTATGATTTTGAGGGCATCCCGGTCCGCTTTGTCTTCAAGAAAAGAAAATAA